Within the Candidatus Izemoplasma sp. genome, the region ACCGTAGTTACCACTAGTTGCCGCAATAACACCTTTATAACCAAGTTTTTTCGCTTGGTCAACTGCCATACTTGCTCTACGCGCTTTATATGATCCACTTAAATTCGCGGCTTCATCTTTTAACAAGATGCGTGCACCATATCCAGCTTTTGCAAATTTCCTCGCATACGCTGTGATATTTCTTAACTCAACGAGTGGTGTATTTCCGACCATGTTACGATGTTGGACAAGTTTGATGTCCTCAATAGAATAATCAAAATCATTCATCATGGTTTCATAATCAAATCCAATACCATCTTCTTCATATTTAGCATAATCAATACCAACACTTTTTTTCATAATTTCATTCTTACGGGCCATTAACTTCTCGTATTTTGTCATGCTTTCTTGCCCCCTAGATCTTGCTTAATAATATCTCTTATGGTTAATATTTCAGGTACAAAATCACCGTAACCATGTTTATATTTTGGATTTGCTTCTTTTAACTTCCCGTTAACTATGCGTCCTGTAATTGTCTGAATATCAACATAATCAAACATTTCAGCATCTTCTAGTAAAAATCCTTTCACCCACATTTTTAGTGGGACTTTTTTCGTATCATCTGGTAAATTATGACTTCTATCTTTTGGATCTAATAGTGTTTTTCTTATTCTAACGTAAGTTCCTTTTTCTATCATTTTTCATCCTTCTCTCTTATTACTGTGACACCTTCCATAGCAATGTTACTGACAAATCCAATTGACAATGCAAAGAATGTCAATCCATACATACTAAGAAATCCTCCCCAAATTTGGGCAATGTTATAATCATATGATGGTGAAATATCTCCATATCCTAATGTAGAGATTGTCACAATCGTGTAGTACAAAAAATCACCATAGGTATATTTAACATCTTGTATCGTGAACGCAGATAACCCGTTCCCATTATAAAAATAATTAAATAGCTGATTTCCTTCTTCATCATAAACTGTGTTTATATAATTACCGTTACTGTCATAAAAATGCATAATTTCAGTACCTGTTTGTGTATAAATGCGATCAACAACTTGATTTGTTTCTTCATCATAAACGGTATCTAACTCGTTCCCAAAGCTATCATACACAGTATCAATTGGGCTCCCAAGGCTATCATACACTTGTGTTATGGCAATCTCATTGTCATCATAAACGGTATCAACGATTACTTGCTCTTCAGCTTGATAACTGAAATTATAACTGTCGGGTTCCCATATATAAATACTATACGCAACAACACTTGCATATAATATGACATAGATATGAAAACTGAAAAAGACCAAAAATACTACTTTAGTAACTGTCTTATTATGTTTGTCCATAAGATTTTGAAAGATATTTATTTCGCCAATAATCATATTTAAATTAACACCGAGTAAAGCGATGAATCCGATAATTAAAATAAAAATCATGATTTCTGCTAGGTAAATAATGTCAAAAATTTGAAAGACAATAAACATCACCATAACAGCCGCAGATAAAGTTAATATAAATCCATTTTTCGCATCAATTGATTGGTCTAAGATATCTGGTATAATGTAAAACAAATATTGCCAACTACAGATTATAACTAAGAAGACTAGTTCTGTTAGTATCGCACTAGAAACAATATCAATTACACGTTCATTGGTTTGAACCCCATCAACTACCACAGAATATATTAACAATCCGCTAATCAACACATATAAAATAATTGCGAAAATACTACGATACCGTTTAAATGTGGTATTTTGTATCTTCTTTTTAGATGATTTCACTTCTTTTTTTGCCTCTTTAAATAATCTATTAAGTGGTAGATAAAAGAAATTAAATACTATTTTATGTACGTTAAACAGTAACAATACAAAGACAACAAACAGTGCTGCAAAAGCAAACAATCCAGTTTCAATGTAGTCTGTGCCGTGATAAACTGTTATATTTATGTAGTAAAAAGCACCGACATAAAATAATCCACTAAATAATAAATACCACTCTTTTTGACTTCGCTTACTATTATTTTTTTTCAAGCGAATCACTCCTTACTTATAGTTAGTCTTCAAGTAAGTCTCGCATGTCACCTAAAATAGCTCTTGGCACAGGTAAATCAATCATGGTTTTTAATCCTGGTCTAGCATTTAATACGTGAGGGATCATATTGACACACATTGCAATTGTTCCTATTCCCCCATCTATCTCTGGTGTGATGGCCATATTTATGTCTGGTACACCTTTGATTCGAATATAGTCACCTGTGTGTGTACCTTCCATTTCTGGTTCTATTTGTTGTGGGTGTTTCATATCAATAAATGTTTTGCCATCAACAAGTCCTTGTCCTGTCATGTTCACACCTGCTACATTGCCTTTTTTTGCTTCTCCGTATGGACTTTTACGATCGACATTAGTAACGATTGGTTTCATTTGTTGCTTGAATCCGTCTAACTTAACACCTAATGCATCAGCAATCATCCCAACGCTTTCTCTAAATCCAACATGTCCTGCAAGTGTCTTATTTTGGACACCTTTTTCAAAGGTATCTAATGTGATACCAACTCCTTGTTCTTCCATAACAGCTGGTCCAAATGGACTTAAACTATTAACACGCTCAGCTTCGATATGCTCTACACGTTTCATTGTACCACTTAATGCAACAACAAGTAAATCCATAATAAATCCGGGATTGATCCCTGTCCCTAGTACAGTGACACCGTTTTCCTTCGCGATAACATCAAGTTCTTTCGAAAGTTCAGGTTCTTGTGCTTGTGGATAAGCCATCTCTTCTGCTGTTGATATACAGTTTATACCAGCCTCCAAAACTTGCTTCATTTTTGGAAAGGCTTTTTTTGTAAACGAATCTGTTGCTAATAATACTAAATCACATCTATCTTTATTTAACAAAGATGCAATATCATCTGTTATGATTACTTCTGGATGCATTGAATTTGCTACATTTAAATGATCAATCATTGAGGTATTAACAAAATCTTTGTGTAAATCACAGACACCTGTGATTTCAACACCGTCTTTCTCAAGCAACATTTCTGCCATTCCTCTTCCCATAGCACCGAATCCCCATAAAACAATTTTAATCTTCTGCATGTAATATTCTCCTTTGTCATAGACTATAAATCTTCACAGTATAGTCTATCATAAAAACGCTTACAAAGAAACAGTTTTAGTATATATTTTTAATAAAGATTAATGCTTCATTTGGTCATTTAACCATCTAATTTTAACTAATTATAATTTTCCTTACGCTCTTCTAAACAAATAACTCTTTTCCTAACAATAACTGTCCTTGATAAATCTATGTTATACTAATATCAATAAGTATTACTTTTGGGTGATAAAAATGATTATAACCGCGTCTAGACGTACTGATATTCCAGCTTTTTATGCACAATGGTTTATAAACCGTATCCGTGAAGGATATGTTTTAACAGCTAACCCATACAACCCTAATCAAATTAAGCATATTAGTTTAACACCTAAGTCCATTGATGTAATTGTTTTTTGGACTAAGAATGCAGCTTCGATGTTACCTATGCTTAATAAACTTA harbors:
- the ortA gene encoding 2-amino-4-oxopentanoate thiolase subunit OrtA — translated: MIEKGTYVRIRKTLLDPKDRSHNLPDDTKKVPLKMWVKGFLLEDAEMFDYVDIQTITGRIVNGKLKEANPKYKHGYGDFVPEILTIRDIIKQDLGGKKA
- a CDS encoding potassium channel family protein, coding for MKKNNSKRSQKEWYLLFSGLFYVGAFYYINITVYHGTDYIETGLFAFAALFVVFVLLLFNVHKIVFNFFYLPLNRLFKEAKKEVKSSKKKIQNTTFKRYRSIFAIILYVLISGLLIYSVVVDGVQTNERVIDIVSSAILTELVFLVIICSWQYLFYIIPDILDQSIDAKNGFILTLSAAVMVMFIVFQIFDIIYLAEIMIFILIIGFIALLGVNLNMIIGEINIFQNLMDKHNKTVTKVVFLVFFSFHIYVILYASVVAYSIYIWEPDSYNFSYQAEEQVIVDTVYDDNEIAITQVYDSLGSPIDTVYDSFGNELDTVYDEETNQVVDRIYTQTGTEIMHFYDSNGNYINTVYDEEGNQLFNYFYNGNGLSAFTIQDVKYTYGDFLYYTIVTISTLGYGDISPSYDYNIAQIWGGFLSMYGLTFFALSIGFVSNIAMEGVTVIREKDEK
- the ord gene encoding 2,4-diaminopentanoate dehydrogenase; translation: MQKIKIVLWGFGAMGRGMAEMLLEKDGVEITGVCDLHKDFVNTSMIDHLNVANSMHPEVIITDDIASLLNKDRCDLVLLATDSFTKKAFPKMKQVLEAGINCISTAEEMAYPQAQEPELSKELDVIAKENGVTVLGTGINPGFIMDLLVVALSGTMKRVEHIEAERVNSLSPFGPAVMEEQGVGITLDTFEKGVQNKTLAGHVGFRESVGMIADALGVKLDGFKQQMKPIVTNVDRKSPYGEAKKGNVAGVNMTGQGLVDGKTFIDMKHPQQIEPEMEGTHTGDYIRIKGVPDINMAITPEIDGGIGTIAMCVNMIPHVLNARPGLKTMIDLPVPRAILGDMRDLLED